Proteins encoded within one genomic window of Cucumis sativus cultivar 9930 unplaced genomic scaffold, Cucumber_9930_V3 scaffold79, whole genome shotgun sequence:
- the LOC116406252 gene encoding pectinesterase inhibitor-like, whose product MANNSCLIIISLVGVLSFTIISNVASSNDVVSTICPKTSNPQFCSSVLKSAGTTNLKGLAVYTLNLAHTNAEKSLTLANSLAKTATNPQLKQRYSSCAESYDEAIGDIENAQKDLALGDFNGVNIVTSGAMTNIGDCQDKFAQPPKDTSLLLKNGKTLNDICSIILVISNLL is encoded by the coding sequence atggccAATAACTCTTGTCTCATTATTATCTCTCTCGTTGGAGTTCTTTCGTTCACCATCATTTCAAATGTGGCATCATCTAATGACGTCGTTTCCACCATCTGTCCAAAAACCTCAAATCCacaattttgttcaagtgTGTTGAAATCTGCGGGCACTACAAATCTAAAAGGCTTGGCTGTATACACCTTAAACCTTGCTCATACAAATGCTGAAAAATCTTTGACTTTAGCCAACTCACTGGCAAAAACCGCCACCAATCCTCAACTTAAGCAACGATATTCGTCTTGTGCTGAGAGCTATGATGAAGCTATTGGTGACATTGAAAATGCCCAAAAGGACTTGGCACTTGGGGACTTTAATGGTGTCAATATTGTAACTTCTGGTGCCATGACTAATATTGGTGACTGTCAGGATAAGTTCGCACAGCCGCCTAAGGATACATCGTTGCTTTTGAAGAATGGCAAGACTCTAAATGATATATGCAGcattattttggttatatcCAATCTTCTTTGA